A portion of the Glycine max cultivar Williams 82 chromosome 10, Glycine_max_v4.0, whole genome shotgun sequence genome contains these proteins:
- the LOC100790902 gene encoding cytochrome P450 71D8-like, with translation MEAQTYFLVIALFFLLHLLAKYYKLKTNVSHTLPPGPKKLPIIGNLHQLAAAGSLPHHALKKLSKKYGPLMHLQLGEISAVVASSPKMAKEIVKTHDVSFLQRPYFVAGEIMTYGGLGIAFAQYGDHWRQMRKICVTEVLSVKRVQSFASIREDEAAKFINSIRESAGSTINLTSRIFSLICASISRVAFGGIYKEQDEFVVSLIRRIVEIGGGFDLADLFPSIPFLYFITGKMAKLKKLHKQVDKLLETIVKEHQEKHKRAKEDGAEIEDEDYIDVLLRIQQQSDTLNINMTTNNIKALILDIFAAGTDTSASTLEWAMTEVMRNPRVREKAQAELRQAFRGKEIIHESDLEQLTYLKLVIKETFRVHPPTPLLLPRECSQLTIIDGYEIPAKTKVMVNVYAVCKDPKYWVDAEMFVPERFEASSIDFKGNNFEYLPFGGGRRICPGMTFGLATIMLPLALLLYHFNWELPNKIKPENMDMAEQFGVAIGRKNELHLIPSVNDLCVH, from the exons ATGGAAGCTCAAACCTATTTCTTAGTTATTGCATTGTTCTTTCTGTTGCATTTGCTTGCAAAATATTACAAGCTAAAAACTAATGTCTCTCACACACTTCCCCCAGGACCAAAGAAACTACCTATCATAGGAAACCTGCATCAACTAGCAGCAGCAGGTTCACTTCCACACCATGCTCTCAAAAAACTTTCCAAAAAATATGGACCCCTCATGCACCTTCAACTTGGTGAAATTTCAGCAGTGGTTGCATCCTCCCCAAAGATGGCCAAGGAAATAGTGAAAACACATGATGTTTCTTTTCTTCAGAGACCCTATTTTGTTGCTGGCGAAATAATGACCTATGGGGGATTGGGCATTGCTTTTGCTCAATATGGTGATCACTGGAGACAAATGAGGAAAATATGTGTGACGGAGGTTCTGAGCGTGAAAAGAGTTCAGTCTTTTGCTTCGATTAGAGAAGACGAGGCAGCAAAGTTTATCAACTCGATTCGAGAATCAGCAGGTTCGACAATCAATCTCACTAGTAGAATTTTCTCATTAATATGTGCTTCTATTTCCAGGGTAGCATTTGGCGGCATATATAAGGAGCAAGACGAATTCGTTGTGTCTTTGATCCGACGAATTGTTGAAATTGGGGGAGGATTCGACCTTGCTGATTTGTTTCCTTCAATTCCATTCTTATATTTCATAACTGGGAAGATGGCTAAATTGAAGAAGTTGCACAAGCAGGTTGACAAGCTATTGGAAACCATCGTCAAAGAGCATCAAGAAAAGCATAAACGTGCCAAAGAAGATGGAGCTGAAATTGAGGACGAAGATTATATTGATGTTCTTCTCAGAATCCAACAACAAAGTGATACTCTAAACATAAACATGACGACTAACAACATCAAAGCCTTGATATTG GACATATTTGCTGCTGGAACTGATACTTCAGCATCAACACTAGAGTGGGCTATGACAGAAGTGATGAGAAATCCAAGAGTGAGGGAGAAAGCACAAGCTGAATTGAGACAAGCTTTTAGAGGAAAGGAAATAATTCATGAAAGTGATTTAGAGCAACTTACTTATTTGAAGTTGGTGATCAAAGAGACATTCAGGGTACACCCACCTACTCCTTTATTGCTGCCTAGAGAATGCTCTCAACTAACCATTATCGATGGCTATGAAATACCAGCCAAAACTAAAGTCATGGTAAACGTATATGCAGTCTGTAAAGATCCCAAATATTGGGTTGATGCTGAAATGTTTGTCCCTGAAAGGTTTGAGGCTAGTTCTATTGATTTCAAAGGGAATAATTTTGAGTATCTTCCTTTTGGGGGAGGAAGGAGAATATGTCCTGGCATGACATTTGGTTTAGCCACCATTATGCTTCCACTAGCTCTATTGCTCTATCATTTTAACTGGGAACTCCCAAATAAAATCAAACCTGAGAATATGGATATGGCCGAACAATTTGGAGTGGCTATTGGGAGGAAAAACGAATTGCATTTGATACCCTCGGTTAATGATCTTTGCGTGCATTGA